ACCCTCAAGGAAGTCATCGCCAGGCTGGGCAAGGCCATGGAAGGGCTGGAAAACGCCGTGGCGGCGAAGCTCGAGCACGAGCGTGATTATTCGGAAGCCGAGGCAGAGGTGCAGCGCATGAACGCCGACCGTTCGCGCCTGGCGCAGGAGCTCGACAATTCCGAAGCGCGCGCCGAGCGTCTGGAAGACGCCAACAAGGAAGTGTCGCGGCGGCTGGTGACCGCCATGGAAACCATCCGCGCGGTTC
This region of Mesorhizobium sp. M2A.F.Ca.ET.046.03.2.1 genomic DNA includes:
- a CDS encoding DUF4164 domain-containing protein — encoded protein: MTGETTLKEVIARLGKAMEGLENAVAAKLEHERDYSEAEAEVQRMNADRSRLAQELDNSEARAERLEDANKEVSRRLVTAMETIRAVLDR